aatCAGGAAGAAGTGAtgaaccaaaaatgaaaaatattcaacgTTTGAGTCATTATACAGAAACGTAACAAGGCTGGATGTATCAGCAATGCCTGAAAACCTCACAATAATGACAAACTAGAGAGCTTCATGTAACAGTAGAGCGTTACTGACTAACAGTAATTTATACAAACCTACCAAAAACATGGATCTTTTATTCCAGAAGTTTCATATTTGGTGTCGTTTGCTTTATCAGTTGATACATAACATTCCAATATTTAGATCCAAAATGAATATTTCACTAGcaactagctaaatatttagctagctcatAGCTAACTATTTAGACTGGAGCTAACTAGTTAGCAGCCGGTCAGAAGCACATCTGCAGTCACAGAGTTAGAAACAGAGTCAGAGCCGATATTCCTCAGAGTAGAAGGTCTCTGCTGGAcgtgactggttctggttctggttatttctggttctgctttAGGAGCCGTGGGCCAACGATCTAAACCAGGTCAGAGAGCTGATGACCATTTTCATCGATGACACCATGAGAAAAACTAACGACCCTGAGTTTACCGTCAGCGAGGTGTTTGACCCGTTTCTCCAGAACGTTGGCCCGTTTGGACCCCAGACCCATGAAGACTGAACGTTTCCTCTGCTGTCTCTCCACCTTCAGTTCCTGAGTTTCCTGTTTTCCAAGGAAAACTCAATTTGGGATGAAAAGTTCTCTGAAATCAACAACCTGGATATGAACAACCCACTGTCCCACTACTGGATCAGCTCCTCACACAACACGTGAGTTCACCTGAGCGCCAGGTAGACGGCGGGAGGAGGCTCTGGGTCCGACAGAACCAGACCAACCGACCTGGAGTTGGGTCTGTTGGGTTCTGCTGTAGTGATGCTGCGGCCCTCGCCGTCTCTGTTATGAACGTCAGCAGACGGAACGCTGATGATTTCTgcttccttttcatttttggccggttcatttgtttttccatttgtttttccaattttCTGAACCGACTGCTATTGGTTGATGCTCAGAGCCAGGTGTGCATGATGTGGTGCGATCTGTTGCAGGTACCTGACAGGTGACCAGCTCCTCAGCGAGTCGTCCACCGAGGCGTACGTCCGCTGCCTCCGCTGGGGTTGCCGCTGCGTCGAATGTGAATGCCGCGATTCAAGAGTTCTTCAGGTGTGTTGGTGCACCTCAGGCAGCAGGTGACCCAGATGTGTTTGGTTCACAGTGGACTGCTGGGAAGGTCCAGGAGAACCGATCATCTACCACGGCTGGACCAGAACCACTAAGATCAAGTTCGAAGACGTGGTGAAAGCCATAAACGACCACGCCTTCGTCGCCTCAGAGTGAGAATCGTAACAATCTGAGCCTggaggagggggcggagccaaaCAGCTGACCTTCCTCTGCTCCTCAGCTTCCCGCTCATCCTGTCCATCGAGGAGCACTGCCCCATCGAGCAGCAGCGCCAGATGGCGCGCATCTTCAAGGACGTCTTCGGAGACAAGCTGCTGGCCGAGCCGGTGGAGCAGTTGGCCGAGCAGCTGCCCTCGCCCATGCAGCTGAGGGGCAAGATCATCCTGAAGGTAGGGGGTGGAGCCAGCCGCCTGAGCTGGGAGCGGGGCCAATTAACCATGGACGGAGCGCTATCAGGAAAATctgctctctctccctctcgcAGCACAAAAAGGTGAACATGGAGGGCGGAGCCACAGCCAAGGACTTCAGGAAGGGGCAGAAGCAGGGAGACCTGGACATCTGGGACCCGGTGGACCAGGTAGGGCCCCCTGCTGGGACGCTTCAGATGCTCTGCCGATCCACCAATCCaccaatcaaatcaatcaagtttattagaataacacatttcagcagcactGCAGCTCAAACGCTTTACgttataaatacacaaaaataaaatgccataAAAAACATCGTACAGTCACTATTGGAGAAaccaataaatattttgatgagAGCCATCGTTAAGATCACAGCAGCATGAAATTAGCAGCTTCAGATTAACAGCATCAGATTAGCAGTTTCAGATTAGAAGCTTCAGATTAGCAGCATCAGATTAGCAGCTTCAGATTAGCTGGATGAAGTTTCGTTTCTCATTCCAACGGAACTTTTCCTATAATTCTTCTCTCCAGTTGTTTTTGTGCAAACGGCAGaactataaataaatcaacaggATTTCTCTGCAAGGCCTCATTTTCTGCTTGgtgtgtgaaaatgtgaatgtgtgttttcctCAGCGCTGGAACCGCCACTACTGTGTGATCTCTGACGACAAGCTGTACTACGCAGAGGAGTGTGAGGAGGAAGACGAAGATCCCCGGAAGGTAAACAGCCGATTCCAGGAAAGTTCATCAcgtagaaacagaaaaatgtccaaACGGTTCTTCATAGTTTTTATTCCAAAGCTCCTTCGGCTCGATAGGCTGCAGTTTGTAAAGTTACTCAGTCAGAAATTAACAGCAATCATTTGATATTTAGCCTTTAATAAGACAACACAAATAGGGGTTAATTTCCTGAAGTTGTATTTTCACCACATTGTTCATTAATGTTAGCTtcaaactaagtatttagttagcaagctaaatatttaggttcaagctaaacatttagttgagttgataaactaaatatttagcttgctaaatgaatatttagtttggtgAAAATAGAACTTTAATAAAAGAAGCCCATGTTTTTTCTCGTTTTCCAGACTAAATGACTTTACAAACAGCAGCCGTGCAGCTCCGTACCTTTTCTGATTCAGTCCAACTAAAACTCTTTTAGTCCTTGTTAATCACGACTGATTTctctctgctggccactgaatgATTTCCAGAGACATTTTCTCAGGTGAATGTTGGTGGTTTGGTTTGTCAGTACCAGGACCTGCACTGTTCGGAGCCCTGGTTTCACGGCCGCATCCAGGAGGGCCGGCTGATGGCGGAGCGCCTGATCCACGACTACTGCGCAGAAACCGGAGGACAGGACGGGACCTTCCTGGTCCGACAGAGCGACAGATACGTCACCGACTTCACCCTCTCCTTCTGGTACGGCCGGAGTCTGATCCGTGACTCGCTGCTGCGCTTTCCTCTGTAACGACGCGCCGGCCATGTGTCTGCAGGCGCACCGGCAGAGTGCAGCACTGCCGGATCCGCTCCAGCACAGACGGAGGCCACGCCTACTTCTTCCTGACCCCCAACCTGCACTTCCCCAGCGTCTACTCTCTGATCGAGCACTACCGGGAAAACCCGCTGCGCTGCCAGGACTTCGAGCTGCGCCTCACCGAAGCCGTGCCCAAGCCGGACCCTCACCTGCAGGAGCGGTTGGTCCAGCGGCGCTGCAGCGTTTCACATGAAATCGCATCGTTTTCCCAAACTGCAGCATTTACATTCAACAGTTCCAAGTTAACAGACAGCAGGCTGACGCCTCGTCACACGCAGCCGGCTCTTGCTCAGAATAAGCACATCATTAAAAACCAATATCGTACACACCTGGCCgctttcagaaaagttttcattcaCATGAACAAATCTGCCCTCTgcgttgttttaaacatgctaAATAAGATTAAGAGCATCAGTTTGGTATTTCTATGATCAGACAGCGATATCTGATTCTGTTTAGTCTCAGTTGGCCCAGTTGGAGTTGTGGCGGCCGGCCAGCTGCTGTGGCTGGTTGTTCTGGTTTTAGTGAACCACAGAGGTTTAAACAGAGATCCAGCTGTGAGCTCAGAACATCTGCCTGTAAACATCTGTTGGCTGCAGATATGAAAATGAGGCGTGGAACCTGATTTGGTttgaaaaacagtttaatttcaGAGCAGCAGTGTTTGTTGAAATGGCTTCTGATCAGCAGATAAATGTTGGTAACAGAAGAATCTGAACTGTTCATGGttgcagcaacaggtggaggaggggTACCCAATCTGTGGGTCACAGTAGAAAATGCTGTATGTTTGATATCATAATAGCCAACAGCAACGTTGTTCAGAATAAAACGGAACGATCTGTTATGAACGatcacagcagcaggaagtcagaCATTTGTCTTGCGTGGAGTTTGAATGTCTCCATGGTAACCGAGGTGAATTATTCTAGGGAAACTAGGCTGCGTTTGAAATATTCCTTAtttttctggttctgattctgggaaGTGTCTGAACCAGAAACCAGATCTGCGTTCTGTCAGCCAGCATCAGGCCTGGACGTCCTGTccaggttttcagcagcagctgtgagTGGAGCGGTGACGGCTGGTTCTGTGCTCCGTAGATGGTTCTACAGCAACCTGAGCAGAGGCCAAGCGGAGGATTACCTGCTCAGGATCCCCAGAGACGGAGCGTTCCTGATCCGACAGAGGGAAGGAGAACCAGACTCCTTCGCCATCACCTTCAGGTACAACAACCAACCTGAACTTCGTTTTCATCTAGAGATCCTCTGAGTCTGGCCCGGATGTCTGTACAGTCGCTCTGAGAGAAGCTAGAGGTCCGGCCCGTCAGCAGTCCAGAGAGCCTCTCCTCTCTGACTCCTGTCACAGCTTCAGTATTATTTGAACTTTAGAGATTTAAACACCTTGCTGCCATGGCAAACGGctatctgcagctaaaaaaggaggagaaacattttaaaagaccaAACCAGAGAGCGTGTAACAGATCGGCCCTCAGATTCAGAGTCTCACTGTTCTCCGTCCTGCAGAGGCGATGGGAAGGTGAAGCACTGCCGGATCCAGAAGGAGGGCAGCGTCTACCTGCTGGGGACCACCACGGAGTTCGAGTCTCTGGTGGAGCTGGTGAACTACTTCAAGAAGAAGCCGCTTTATCGCAAGATCAAGCTGCGTTACCCAGTGACGCCGGAGCTGGTGGAGCGCTTCAGCGCAGTGAGTTTctgagagagtgagagagaccGGAGCGAGTGAGAGCGGAGCGCTTCAGGAACTGTGAATACTAACAGGTTCTCATGGCTCACAGAACGAGAACTGCTCTTCCATATACATGGAGACATACGTGAAGCCCAATGAGATCGAGCCGTCGCTGGTGGGCAAACgccttttctgatttttctccGTGGCTTTTAATTGCAGCAGTTGATTAATCAGCTTTTGTGTTTCAGCCCCAGAATACTGTCCGGGCTTTGTACAGCTACCAGGCCAAGCGACCCGACGAGCTGAGCTTCACTAAAGGAGCGATGATTCATAACGTGTCCAAGGAAGTGGACGGATGGTAAGCTCCAACTTCCCCACCAGGGCCCTGTTCCCCACGGGCCTGTGACCCGGTCCGGTTCAGTCAGCAGTTCACGTTGCTCTCGTTCCTCCAGGTGGAAAGGCGACTACGGAGGGCGACTGCAGCTCTTCTTCCCTGCCAATTACGTGGAGGAAGTGTCCAATTCAGCACAGACTGACGCCAAGGCTCAGGTCAGACCCGAGCTATGTTGCAGTGGGATGTCACGGTCCGTTCTGAGTCGCCACGTCGCCTCTGATGCGCCACGTCGCCACCACGTCGCGGTCGCCTCTGAGTCGCCACGTCGCCTCTGATGCGCCACGTCGCCACCACATCGCGGCCGCCTCTGAGTCGCCACGTCGCCACCACGTCGCGGTCGCCTCTGAGTCGCCACGTCGCCTCTGATGCGCCGCGTCACCTCTGAGTCGCAGCATCGTGGTGGCCTCTGAGGCGCCGTGGTGGCCTCTGAGTCGCCACCACGTCGCGGTCGCCTCTGAGTCACCACGTTGCCTCTGATGCGCCACGTCGCCACCACGTCGCGGCCGCCTCTGAGTCGCCACGTCGCCTCTGAGTCGCCACCACGTCGCGGTCGCCTCTGAGTCGCCACGTCGCCTCTGAGTTGCCACGTCGCCTCTGATGCGCCACGTCGCGGTCGCCTCTGAGTCGCCACGTCGCCTCTGAGTCGCCACGTCGCCTCTGATGCGCAGCGTCGTGGTGGCCTCTGAGGCGCCGTGGTGGCCTCTGAGTCGCCACCACGTCGCGGTCGCCTCTGAGTCGCCACGTCGCCTCTGATGCGCCACGTCGCCACCACGTCGCGGCCGCCTCTGAGTCGCCACGTCGCCTCTGAGTCGCCACGTCGCCACCACGTCGTGGTCGCCTCTGAGTCGCCATGTCGCCTCTGATGCGCCACGTCGCCACCACGTCGCGGCCGCCTCTGAGTCGCCACGTCGCCTCTGAGTCCCCACGTCGCCACCACGTCGCGGTCGCCTCTGAGTCGCCACGTCGCCTCTGATGCGCCACGTCGCCACCACGTCGCGGCCGCCTCTGAGTCGCCACGTCGCCTCTGAGTCGCCACGTCGCCACCACGTCGCGGTCGCCTCTGAGTCGCCACGTCGCCTCTGAGTCGCCACGTCGCCACCACGTCGTGGTCGCCTCTGAGTCGCCACGTCGCCTCTGATGCGCCACGTCGCCACCACGTCGCGGCTGCCTCTGAGTCGCCACGTCGCCTCTGAGTCGCCACGTCGCCACCACGTCGCGGTCGCCTCTGAGTCGCCACGTCGCCTCTGATGCGCCACGTCGCGGTCGCCTCTGAGTCGCCACGTCGCCTCTGATGCGCCGCGTCGCCTCTGAGTCGCAGCGTCGCGGTCGCCTCTAATGCGCCGCGTCGCCACCACGTCGCAGTCGCCTCTGAGTCGCCACGTCGCAGTCGCCTCGAGTCGCCACGTTGCCTCTGATGCGCCGCGTCGCCTCTGAGTCGCAGCGTCGCGGTGGCCTCTGAGGCGCCGTGGTGGCCTCTGAGGCGCGGTCCACTCTGAGGCGCCATCATCACTGAACATGTTGTGATGTGACCCACAGGAGATGGAAGACAACCCTCTGGGGGAACTCTGTAAGGGAATTGTGGAGATCTCCATGTACAACATCCAGAACAGTAAGTGACCTTTGACTTAGTTTAGCTTCTGATGAAATGTGAAGGCAGAAGGATTCTACATCGAGTTCAGTCGGAAGGTCAGTGAATAAAGTCGACTTTATTTAGTTGAATGTTTTGGTGACCTTCGCCTAATAACTGTGCTCAAAGTATTCACGCCCTCAGACGGAGGCGAGCTTCCTGTCCAGCAGGTCagcagtctgtctgtctgtctgtctgcagtgAAGAATGGTAAATACAGGAAGCCGCATGTCCTGACGCTGCAGCACAAGGAGCAGGACAGTGTGCAGTTCGACCTGGCTGCCGGGTCGCTGGAGGAGCTGTTCGAGTGGTACCAGGTGGCCTGGGACGTGACCCAGAGGGAGATGAGCAAGCAGTACCACCGGGAGCAGGAGGTGAGGACGATGCCACGAATCGGACTGCAGACGCTCCAGCTGCAGCAATAACCGCTGCAGTTCCGCCTTCACACGGCCAGAACTTCaccagaacagaaaacaaagcacCAGGGAAACTCTTCATCTCTCATGGTCACAGCGTCGTGCCACGATGCTGTGACCAAAGTCTGCTATTTGGTGATGTGACGTTCACaaacgatccgattcttctgaaCGGTTCTTCACTATTAACGATAGGACTGGAGCCTCACTGAGAACcgttctttgtttttgctatgCTCTGCGCACACTGCAGTAGCTATTACTTGATGGGCATTTTAACCTGTACATATAAAGAACCACACAGAGAGTAGTATCACTTCAGCCTTTGCAAAGGGGGAGGGTCTCAGTGGTGCCTCAGAACAACTCCAACTTGTCCCCCTGCAGCAGCCTGGTTTTATTGAAAGCGGGGTGGAGGTCGgtcataaaacacaaacttaaagaTAAGGAGTAGAGGGGTCTCTCTGAACTAGCTGAAACCGGTTTCTCCAAGAACAGCATGGTCCACCTCACCTTGTTTCCAGCTTAGAGACAAACTTATTCATGAGATAACTCTGACATTACTGttctattttataaaaaaaaatatatatatatatataatcatcaaataaattaactaacAGAGCGCATGCTCATTGCTCTTTCATTATTTTGGTCACCTGTCAACTGGTTTCATGCAGGAGGAGACAAAGTCACGGTTCTCCTTCTGATTAGTTACTTGTTGCTTCTTGGTCAGTGTTCatagtagggctgaaacgattcctcgaatgattccagttcctcgattattaaaattccttgaggtaaatttacctgcctcgaagctttgttaatttatgttttattatttagcgcaccgtgttccggtCGGGACATTATTTGCGTTGCGCGGAGCTCTGACTTCCTCCTCTGAGTTGTTGgcgaaagctaagtgttagcagcataaagTCCAATGTTCAAGTTCGGGccgtggggattttattgatccATGATAACGCCCGGGTTTTCATCGTTTTCGGGGGACCAGTaagcatctttaaaatgactggcgccatgcctggagtacggcagcctttctccttcgggagctgctggttcagagcgaacggcAGGAAGAGCTGCAGGTATTAATACAGGTGAGCtgatagactgaacacggcgggcggctgagtagctgatggttacagtgtaagtgtagctttatggacaaaccgcacaataaatttcatatcatcccggtctgaACAAACGGCTGGCGGAGCGTCGTGGCTGGTAGacgagtttctgagtgtgacgacGAAGGTGCCGTAAAAATCCTGTATTGCTCCCATAGTTCTTACGTTCGTCCCTTGGTCTACCGGTTCCCCGACTTTAGTTCGTCTGGAACCTGGTCTATTTCCTCCCATCTTACTTCGTTCGTTCAACTGCCCCCCACTCCCCAAAGCTCCAGGAGACATTTCCCGTtttctcaaacccaaagcttgTCAGGTTATGGGGCAAGGTGAGgattcatctattaaactgactggaGATGAATACAtgaactaaaagctggagtatagacatttttataagcgtatCTGTGAGCCTGActctattattaaattgaatataattttagatctttgtataacttttcttctggttaacttagaaagtgagctgttattgttacaggttagttttataaactacagaaaaataactgttagggaagctaaaaatgaaaaattggactgatattgaCTACCACACTGAAATGAGGATTAGGATTCTTAcattaatcagtttttttggTTCAACTCTACAAAGTACTGGTAttcacaaaatgacacaaagacTAAGAAGCACAACGATAAAACCTTCTGGGTCCGTCATCCAGTCCAGAACCAAACCGATGCCAACAGGCTTCCTACGATTATTTAGTCTGCAGACATTCAAATCTCAGAGCGAAATGTGAAAACTTTAGGGGCGTTAAGACAGGAAGTTTGTGCCAAACCTTCAGTTTCGTTGGTGAAGATGAAAGTGAAagagacaaataataaaaataaagcagaagatTTTACTGAGACATTtagactgaaacagaaaatcatgAGAAGATGAAAGTTTGTTGTTTCCGTGGGAGAGTCTCAGACTAGAGCTGAAAACGTTGGTGGTCTGATGGCGTGACTgtacaaacaggaagtggttgttCTTTCTGTCCAAACTCAGATAAAACAACAGGAGGAAGTGGAGAAGAAGGCAgaggttgccatggagatgtcTGATCTGGTGGTCTACTGCCAGCCTCGCAGCAAGGAGAAAGACCGCTTCGGTAAGTGCACCCTACGCATCAGCTGCACGCCAaaccaacagcgtcacagaaccaacagcgtcacagaaccaaacgcatcacagaaccaaaaccaacagcgtcacagaaccaaacgcgtcacagaaccaacagcgtcacagaaccaaacgcgtcacagaaccaacagcgtcacagaaccaaacgcgtcacagaaccaacagcatcacagaaccaaacgcatcacagaaccaaaaccaacagcgtcacagaaccaaaaccaacagcgtcacagaaccaaacgcgtcacagaaccaatagtgtcacagaaccaaaaccaacagcgtcacagaaccaaaaccaacagcgtcacagaaccaaacgcgtcacagaaccaatagtgtcacagaaccaaaaccaacagcATCATAGAACAaacagcgtcacagaaccaacagcatcacagaaccaaacgcgtcacagaaccaacagcatcacagaaccaaacgcgtcacagaaccaacagcatcacagaaccaaaaccaacagcgtcacagaaccaaaaccaacagcgtcacagaaccaacagcgtcacagaaccaacagcgtcacagaaccaaacgcgtcacagaaccaacagcatcacagaaccaaacgcatcacagaaccaaaaccaacagcgtcacagaaccaaaaccaacagcgtcacagaaccaacagcgtcacagaaccaaacgcgtcacagaaccaatagtgtcacagaaccaaaaccaacagcATCATAGAACAaacagcgtcacagaaccaacagcgtcacagaaccaaacgcgtcacagaaccaacagcgtcacagaaccaatagtgtcacagaaccaaaaccaacagcatcatagaaccaacagcgtcacagaaccaaacgcgtcacagaaccaacagcgtcacagaaccaacagcATCATAGAACAaacagcgtcacagaaccaacagcgtcacagaaccaaacgcgtcacagaaccaacagcgtcacagaaccaatagtgtcacagaaccaaaaccaacagcatcatagaaccaacagcgtcacagaaccaaacgcgtcacagaaccaacagcatcacagaaccaacagcatcacagaaccaaaaccaacagcatcatagaaccaacagcgtcacagaaccaaacgcgtcacagaaccaatagtgtcacagaaccaaaaccaacagaATCACAGAACCcacagcgtcacagaaccaacagcgtcacagaaACAaacgcgtcacagaaccaacagcgtcacagaaccaatagtgtcacagaaccaaaaccaacagcatcatagaaccaacagcgtcacagaaccaaacgcgtcacagaaccaacagcgtcacagaaccaaacgcgtcacagaaccaaacgcgtcacagaaccaacagcgtcacagaaccaacagcataacagaaccaaaaccaacagcatcacagaaccaaacgcgtcacagaaccaacagcatcacagaaccaaacgcatcacagaaccaaaaccaacagcGTCAAAgaaccaacagcgtcacagaaccaacagcgtcacagaaccaaaaccaacagcatcatagaaccaacagcgtcacagaaccaaacgcgtcacagaaccaacagcgtcacagaaccaaacgcgtcacagaaccaatagcgtcacagaaccaacagcgtcacagaaccaaaagCGTCACAGAACCATaagcgtcacagaaccaacaccaacagcgtcacagaaccaacagcgtcacagaaccaaacgcgtcacagaaccaaacgcgtcacagaaccaaacgcgtcacagaaccaaaaccaacagcgtcacagaaccaatagtgtcacagaaccaaaaccaatagcgtcacagaaccaaaaccaacagcgtcacagaaccaaacgcgtcacagaaccaatagcgtcacagaaccaatagcatcacagaaccaacagcgtcacagaaccaacagcgtcacagaaccaaacgcgtcacagaaccaaacgcgtcacagaaccaaacgcgtcacagaaccaaaaccaacagcgtcacagaaccaatagtgtcacagaaccaaaaccaatagcgtcacagaaccaaaaccaacagcgtcacagaaccaaacgcgtcacagaaccaatagtgtcacagaaccaaaaccaacagaATCACAGAACCcacagcgtcacagaaccaaatgcgtcacagaaccaacagcgtcacagaaccaaacgcgtcacagaaccaaaaccaacagcgtcacagaaccaaacgcgtcacagaaccaaatgcgtcacagaaccaaaaccaacagcgtcacagaaccaaatgcgtcacagaaccaaaaccaacagcgtcacagaaccaaacgcgtcacagaaccaaacgcgtcacagaaccaacagcatcacagaaccaaacgcatcacagaaccaaaaccaacagcGTCGCAgaaccaacagcgtcacagaaccaaacgcgtcacagaaccaatagtgtcacagaaccaaaaccaacagcATCATAGAACAaacagcgtcacagaaccaaatgcgtcacagaaccaatagtgtcacagaaccaaacgcgtcacagaaccaatagtgtcacagaaccaaaaccaacagcatcatagaaccaacagcgtcacagaaccaaacgcgtcacagaaccaatagtgtcacagaaccaaaaccaacagcATCATAGAACCAACAGTGTCACAGAACCAACAGCATCACAgaaccaacagcgtcacagaaccaaatgcgtcacagaaccaacagcgtcacagaaccaacagcgtcacagaaccaatagtgtcacagaaccaaaaccaacagcATCATAGAACCgacagcgtcacagaaccaacagcgtcacagaaccaaacgcgtcacagaaccaacagcatcacagaaccaaaaccaacagcgtcacagaaccaacagcgtcacagaaccaaacgcgtcacagaaccaacagcgtcacagaaccaaaaccaacagcatcatagaaccaacagcgtcacagaaccaaacgcgtcacagaaccaacagcgtcacagaaccaaacgcgtcacagaaccaacagcgtcacagaaccaaaaccaacagcatcatagaaccaacagcgtcacagaaccaaacgcgtcacagaaccaacagcgtcacagaaccaaacgcgtcacagaaccaatagcgtcacagaaccaaaagCAACAGCGTCATAgaaccaacagcgtcacagaaccaaacgcgtcacagaaccaacagcgtcacagaaccaaacgcgtcacagaaccaatagcgtcacagaaccaaaaccaacagcgtcacagaaccaatagcgtcacagaaccaacagcgtcacagaaccaaaagcgtcacagaaccaataGCGTCATagaaccaaaaccaacagcgtcacagaaccaatagcgtcacagaaccaatagcgtcacagaaccaatagcgtcacagaaccaacagcgtcacagaaccaacagcgtcacagaaccaaacgcgtcacagaaccaatagcgtcacagaaccaacagcgtcacagaaccaatagcgtcacagaaccaacagcgtcacagaaccaacagcgtcacagaaccaaacgcgtcacagaaccaaacgcgtcacagaaccaatagcgtcacagaaccaacagcgtcacagaaccaaaagCGTCACAGAACCATAAGCgtcacagaaccagaaccaacagcgtcacagaaccaaacgAGTCACAGAACCAatagcgtcacagaaccaaaaccaacagcatcatagaaccaacagcgtcacagaaccaaacgcgtcacagaaccaatagcgtcacagaaccaaacgcgtcacagaaccaatagcgtcacagaaccaaaatcaacagcgtcacagaaccaatagcgtcacagaaccaacagcgtcacagaaccaaacgcgtcacagaaccaatagtgtcacagaaccaaacgcgtcacagaaccaaaaccaacagcgtcacagaaaaaaaacgtgTCACCGAACCAAACGCTCCAGATCGGCTCCTTCAGCGCTGAGCAGCTGCTGCGCTCTGATGTCTCACCCAGGTGAGAAACCAACAGGATGTGATCAAAGGGAAACAATGTGGAGGCCAAACAACTTCCTGACTTGTGTGACTACAAACCTC
Above is a window of Xiphophorus hellerii strain 12219 chromosome 2, Xiphophorus_hellerii-4.1, whole genome shotgun sequence DNA encoding:
- the plcg2 gene encoding 1-phosphatidylinositol 4,5-bisphosphate phosphodiesterase gamma-2, yielding MARSGPQGEMTEYRKIVIKRDLEMGVVMTVFRQKAERLTVQVIMETRQVAWTRTADKTDGVLDLSEIREVRPGRNSKDFERFKDGKDKHNDNTCFTIFYGSQFVLNTLSLGADSVDEAQKWLTGLELLREETLAAPTPVLIESWLRKQMYSVNQTKKNSLSVKELKALLPLLNYKVPCSRTLKDKLQEVGVKKDRLDFEQFHKFYNLMMFEQNEILDEFKREACSFILGNTDKPDASAVLLHDFQRFLIYDQKEPWANDLNQVRELMTIFIDDTMRKTNDPEFTVSEFLSFLFSKENSIWDEKFSEINNLDMNNPLSHYWISSSHNTYLTGDQLLSESSTEAYVRCLRWGCRCVELDCWEGPGEPIIYHGWTRTTKIKFEDVVKAINDHAFVASDFPLILSIEEHCPIEQQRQMARIFKDVFGDKLLAEPVEQLAEQLPSPMQLRGKIILKHKKVNMEGGATAKDFRKGQKQGDLDIWDPVDQRWNRHYCVISDDKLYYAEECEEEDEDPRKYQDLHCSEPWFHGRIQEGRLMAERLIHDYCAETGGQDGTFLVRQSDRYVTDFTLSFWRTGRVQHCRIRSSTDGGHAYFFLTPNLHFPSVYSLIEHYRENPLRCQDFELRLTEAVPKPDPHLQERWFYSNLSRGQAEDYLLRIPRDGAFLIRQREGEPDSFAITFRGDGKVKHCRIQKEGSVYLLGTTTEFESLVELVNYFKKKPLYRKIKLRYPVTPELVERFSANENCSSIYMETYVKPNEIEPSLPQNTVRALYSYQAKRPDELSFTKGAMIHNVSKEVDGWWKGDYGGRLQLFFPANYVEEVSNSAQTDAKAQEMEDNPLGELCKGIVEISMYNIQNMKNGKYRKPHVLTLQHKEQDSVQFDLAAGSLEELFEWYQVAWDVTQREMSKQYHREQEIKQQEEVEKKAEVAMEMSDLVVYCQPRSKEKDRFDNYNYKEVRSFMENKIPGKSRTKEFLCYNRKALSRIYPKNQRVESSNFDPYPLWEVGCHMVALNYQTADKYTQLNSALFSLNGNSGYVLQPEMMRSDGYDPHQEKKKVKYSIRVKVIAARHLPKPGRSIASPFVEVELCGHSEEKFKTIVYRDNGLNPVWKAPAEPVEFSVFEPELSFLRFVVNEEDMFSDPNFLAQATLPVKGIRSGYRSVPLKNGYNEKLDLAALLVYINVQQAGRAEEELYSSSSQLRKKQAEHSEPFLYDTHSNLQRVALPHPHGQLVRESSERHRSKEKKINNSKFYT